Within the Streptomyces vilmorinianum genome, the region CCACACGCCGCTGCGGCCCTCGATCCGGGTGGTCTCCACGCCGAACTCGGCGGCGGTGCGGATCAGCGCCTCCTCCAGGCGGCGGACGTGCGCGACGACGTCGACCGGGCGGGGCAGCTTCATGATCGGGTAGCCGACGAGCTGGCCCGGGCCGTGCCAGGTGATCTTGCCGCCGCGGTCCACGTCCACGACCGGCGTCCCGTCGAGCGGGCGCTCGCTGTCCTCCGTACGACGGCCGGCCGTGTAGACCGGCGGGTGCTCCAGGAGCAGGCAGGTGTCGTCGATCTCGTCGGCGAACCGGGCCGCGTGCACCTCGCGCTGCTTGTCCCAGGCCACCTGGTACTCGACGGCTTCCTCGCCGAAGCCCAGACGGACGAATCGCAGCTCACTCACGGCAATGCCTCCTCCTGGGTGCCGGGGCCGGGTTCGGGGATCGTCCCGGGCCGGCTCGGCACCATGCGTCATTCGCGCCCATGCCACTGTACGGCGGCGCCGCGGAGAGCCGTCCGGCAGGTGTGAGGGGGTGCCCACACCGGTGCCTTGACGAGTGGGAGCACGGGCTCCGACACGGGCGTCTCCACCGGATCTACGCCGTTCCTACGCTGCGCCTACGTCAGCGATGGCCCCAATCCTCACACGATCGGATGAATGTGGGGCGAAGGAGGCGGTATAGGCGGCGGGGGCCGCTAAATTCACGCCGTTCCATGAGGGTCCATACGGGCTTCCACCCGGGCCCGGAAGGCAGGAGACCGCACAGCTGATGACGGAACGACCCCCGCAGCGCATCCCGAACCGCCAGCTCGCCGCGCTCATCGCCGAAGCCGGGTTCTCCAACGCGGGCCTGGCCAGACGGGTGGACCAGCTCGGCCTGGAGCACGGACTCGACCTGCGGTACGACAAGACCTCCGTGACCCGCTGGCTGCGCGGTCAGCAGCCGCGGGGCACCACGCCCGCCCTGATCGCCGAGGTCTTCACCCGGCGCCTGGGCCGCCGCCTCTCGGCGCAGGACCTCGGTCTGGACGCCTGCGCGCCGGTCTACGCGGGACTGGAGTTCGCGGCGACGCCCGAGGAGGCGGTCGACATCGTCAGCGGGCTGTGGCGGAAGGACTCCGGCAGCCATGTCGAGCTCCGCAAGATCGCGTTCACGCCCGCGGGGCTGGTGGTCCCGAGCCGGGACTGGCTGATCGGGCGGGCCGACGAGCGGGTGGGCCGGGGGGACGGGGCGTCGCCGAACGGCCGCCTCGGCCCGGACGGCCGGCTCCTGTCCGACGTGCGGGCGGCCGGCGCCGACGCGCGACGCCTCGCCCAGGACCCCCGGGTGCCGCCGCAGGGCCGTCCCTCGGTGCCCCGACAGCGCGGCACCGACAGGGGGCCGGGGCAGCGGGTCTCCAGCGGCGACATCGCCGCGCTGCGCTCGGTCGGCGAACTGTTCCGGACCCTCGACCACGCCTACGGCGGCGGCCACGCCCGGCAGGCCCTCGTCCGGTACCTGGAGCACGAGGCCGAGCCGATGCTCCGCGGCACGTACGGGGAGTCCGTCGGGCGCCGCCTGTTCGCCGCGGCCGCCGACCTGACGAGGCTGGCCGGCTGGACCTCGTACGACATCGCCGCGCACGGCCTCGCCCAGCGGTACTTCGTCCAGGCGCTGCGCCTCGCGCAGGCCGCGGGGGACCGGGCGTACGGCTCGTACGTCCTGATCACCATGAGCCGGCAGGCCGTGTACCTCGGCCACGGGCGCGAGGCCGTGCAGCTGGCGCGCGTCGCCCAGCAGGGCGTCGGCTCGGCCGCGCCGCCCGTCGTCCAGGCGCTGCTGCACTCCGTGGAGGCGCGCGGGCACGGCGTGCTCGGCGAGGCGCGGGCGTGCAGCGCGTCCCTGGCCAGGGCCGAGCGGGCGCTGGAGGCGGCGCGGCCGGGCGACGACGTCCCGTACTGGGCGCGGCCGTTCGACGAGGCGCAGCTCGCCGACGAGTTCGGCCACTGCCACCGCGACCTCCAGCAGTACCGGTCCGCGGCGCAGCACGCCGAACGCTCACTCCAACTGCGCGCCCCCGGCTTCGCCCGCAGCCGCCTCTTCTGCCGCGTGGTCCTCGCCTCGGCCCGCCTCGGCCTCGGCGAACTGGACCAGGCGTGCGCCCTGGGCGCGGAGGCGGCGCAGCAGGCCTCCGAAATGCGCTCGGCCCGCGCCCTGGAGTACGTCCGCGACTTCGAACGCCGCCTGGAGCCCTACCGCGACGCGGCGGCGGTCCGCACCTACCGCGACCGCGTGGCGGCGATCGGCTAGCGGGCGGGACCCCGCCCATGGGCGCAGGGACCGCCCGAGCCCGTAGGGCCCGGCGGTCGGCGGTGCTGCGTGCGCGCGTCCGGCGCCGTTCGCTCCCTGCCGGAGGCCGGGGGCGGTCTCGCCGCGACGCGGCCCTGCGTGGGCTGTCGAAACCAGGCGTCGCCCTCCGGCCCTCGGCCGGACCCTCGGCGGCCGGCGGCCCGGGAGCGCCCGCGCCGCCGGCCGTCCCAGGGCTACGCCGCGTCCGCGAGCGAGCCTGCGGCCGGGCGGAGGCCCAGGTCCGTGAGGAGGGCGTGGGTGGCGCGGTGGGCCGAGGTGAGGGCGCCTTGGGGGGTGCTCGTGTCGCGGTGGTCGCCGCAGATGTAGAGGCCCGCGAGGAGGCGCACCGGGCGGCGGGGGTCGTGTGGGGGGCGCATCGCCGGGACGGCGTCGCGGGTGTGGCGCAGGGCGAGGAGCTCCCACTCGTCCGTCGACGTGCCGTACAGCGTCGCGAGATGCTTGCGCACCCGGCGCTCGGCGTCGTCGGGCGGCGTGCCGAGGACCGTCGAGGTGACCAGGACCCGGCCCCCGGGGGCGCGTGTGGGGTCCACCGCGCTCATGACCGCCGTGTGCGCGACCGGGCCGCCCGGGTCGGACTCCAGGAGCAGGACCGGGTCGGGCGTGGGCGCGGCGGGCGCCGTGTGGTGCAGCACCGTGACCGCGTGGAAGGCGGGGGTCCGCAGCCCGGGCAGCAGCTCGGCGGCGCTACGGGCACCGGTCGCCAGGACGACGGAGCGGCAGCGGACCTCCCCGTGCTCGGCGGTCGTGACCTTGTTGACCGCGATGTCGGTGACCCGGACCCCCGTACGGACCGTGCCGGGCGGGAGCGCCGCCGCGAGCAGGTCGGGCAGCGTGGCCGACCCGCCCTCCGGTACGCACAGCCGCCCCCGCGCGAACGCCCGCAGCGCCAGATCGGCGTAGCGGCTGGACGTGGTGAGGTCCGGGTCCCCGAGCAGCGCGGCGAGCAGCGGCCGCAGGAACCCCTGAACGGTACGGGTCGGCAGCCGCGCGCTCAGCGCCTCGCGGGCGGTCCGCTCCGGACGGGCGAGCAGCCGCTGCGCGGGCGTCGCGGCGAGCCGCGCCAGGCCGGCCCCGAGGCGCGCCTGGTCGAGCGACGCGGCCGGATTTCGAGGGGCGCTCGCAAGGGCGCGCGCCACCGTGAAGGCGCCCCCTACGCCCCAGGGGGCGTGGGGGGACCCCCTCCCTACGCGCCAGGGCGCGAACGTGGAGCTTCCCGCCTCGCCCGTCCTCGCGTACCGTCCGTCGCTGTGCACGAGCACCCCCGGTGCGAACGGCCGCAGCACGACCCCGTCGAGGCCCGGTGTCCGGAGCAGCTCGGCGTACGAGGTGGTGAGCAGCGGCCCGACCCGGTCGAGCCGGAAGCCGTCGACGTCGTCGGTGATCATCCGGCCGCCGACCCGTGGCCCGGCCTCCAGGACGGTGACCCCGATCCCGGCCCTGGTCAGCTGATGGGCGGCCGCGAGCCCCGCGATCCCGGCTCCGACGATGACGACGTCCGTGTCGCCATCCGTATGGCGTGCGGTACTGAGCACGTGCCCCTCCCCAGGTCGGCGCGGCTGGTGGGAGGCCTATGCCCCCAACCGGCCCGTGGAATGCCCGAGTTCGCATTTCAGGACCTGCCAGCCTAGGCAGCCTTCCCGCCGGCGCCAGCAGCGCGCACCGGGGTGCACGCAGCACGGGGTCGCACGGACCGCACGCGGCCGCGCGGTGCTGCCCGGGACCGTACGGTGTGTCAGCCGGCCGCCGCCCGGATCGAGTCGTCGATCGTCGGGAACGCGAAGTCGAACCCCGACTCCAACAGACGGCTCGGCAGCACCCGCTGACTGCCCAGCACATCCTGGGCGAAGTCCCCGAGCACCAGCCGCAGCGCCGGCGCCGGGACCGTGAAGAGCGTCGGGCGGCGCAGGACGCGGCCCATCGCCGCCGTCACCTCCCGGTTGGTGACCGGCTCCGGCGCCGTCAGATTCACCGGCCCCGCGAGGGAGTCCGTGTCGATCAGATGCCGCAGGGCGGCCACCTCGTCGTGCAGCGAGATGAAGCTCCAGAACTGACGCCCGTCGCCCATCCGGCCGCCCACCCCGGCCCGGAACACGGGGAAGAGACGGCCCCACGCCCCGCCCTCGCGGGCCACCACCAGACCCGTGCGGGCGTACGCGACTCGGATACCGGCCTCCTCGGCGGGGGCCGC harbors:
- a CDS encoding regulator, translated to MTERPPQRIPNRQLAALIAEAGFSNAGLARRVDQLGLEHGLDLRYDKTSVTRWLRGQQPRGTTPALIAEVFTRRLGRRLSAQDLGLDACAPVYAGLEFAATPEEAVDIVSGLWRKDSGSHVELRKIAFTPAGLVVPSRDWLIGRADERVGRGDGASPNGRLGPDGRLLSDVRAAGADARRLAQDPRVPPQGRPSVPRQRGTDRGPGQRVSSGDIAALRSVGELFRTLDHAYGGGHARQALVRYLEHEAEPMLRGTYGESVGRRLFAAAADLTRLAGWTSYDIAAHGLAQRYFVQALRLAQAAGDRAYGSYVLITMSRQAVYLGHGREAVQLARVAQQGVGSAAPPVVQALLHSVEARGHGVLGEARACSASLARAERALEAARPGDDVPYWARPFDEAQLADEFGHCHRDLQQYRSAAQHAERSLQLRAPGFARSRLFCRVVLASARLGLGELDQACALGAEAAQQASEMRSARALEYVRDFERRLEPYRDAAAVRTYRDRVAAIG
- a CDS encoding NAD(P)/FAD-dependent oxidoreductase, whose translation is MLSTARHTDGDTDVVIVGAGIAGLAAAHQLTRAGIGVTVLEAGPRVGGRMITDDVDGFRLDRVGPLLTTSYAELLRTPGLDGVVLRPFAPGVLVHSDGRYARTGEAGSSTFAPWRVGRGSPHAPWGVGGAFTVARALASAPRNPAASLDQARLGAGLARLAATPAQRLLARPERTAREALSARLPTRTVQGFLRPLLAALLGDPDLTTSSRYADLALRAFARGRLCVPEGGSATLPDLLAAALPPGTVRTGVRVTDIAVNKVTTAEHGEVRCRSVVLATGARSAAELLPGLRTPAFHAVTVLHHTAPAAPTPDPVLLLESDPGGPVAHTAVMSAVDPTRAPGGRVLVTSTVLGTPPDDAERRVRKHLATLYGTSTDEWELLALRHTRDAVPAMRPPHDPRRPVRLLAGLYICGDHRDTSTPQGALTSAHRATHALLTDLGLRPAAGSLADAA
- a CDS encoding TIGR01777 family oxidoreductase: MQRSRIAVTGASGLIGSALVRSLRADGHHVSRLVRRPARTADEVEWDPKRLYVDTAGLVGVDAVVHLAGAGVGERRWNEAYKKEIRESRVLGTKAISQALASLAEPPKVLVCGTALGYYGDTGSRAVDESAPAGEGFLPSVCVEWEAAAAPAEEAGIRVAYARTGLVVAREGGAWGRLFPVFRAGVGGRMGDGRQFWSFISLHDEVAALRHLIDTDSLAGPVNLTAPEPVTNREVTAAMGRVLRRPTLFTVPAPALRLVLGDFAQDVLGSQRVLPSRLLESGFDFAFPTIDDSIRAAAG